The genomic region CATACTTGTAGTTGTAACTTGTGCATTTCTAATGTTGGGGCTGTTTGAACGTGCTTATATGACTAATTTGATCATTTTTTATGTTACCTTGCAAGGTTTTTGAGCCATTGGTGAAGGTGCTTCGGTTGGCTGATGGGGATGGTCCatctatggcctctatgtatggaGAACTAATAAGTGCAAAAAGGGAAATCAAGGTTGCTGTTGAAAATTCAGAAAAAGACTATTTGGTGATCACTAATGCCATGAATACCAAGATGAGTGGGAGGCTGGATTCTCCATTGCACATGGCAGCATACATCTTGAATCCCAAATATAGTTATGCTGACCCGAGCATCTTTACGGATGTGGAGGTAGTGGCTGCGCTTATGGAAGTCATGGAGACATTTTATCATGATGATGACATGAAGCAAAATAAGGTGTTTaacattggcttcaccaagtttaAAAAGAAAGAGGGTATGTTTGGGAAGGTGGCTGCATTGAAAGCAATGGAGAATAACAATTTCGATGCCGGTAAGCATGTTCTCAAAGTAAATAAAACTTATTATGACATTTATGAAATTATGGGCTGATTGCATGTTATTTCACTTGTCTCAAATTGTAGGTGATTGGTGGTCAACTTATGGATTACAAACTCCCACATTGCAACACATGGCCATAAGGATACTCAACTTGACCACAAGTTCATCCGGATGTGAAAGAAATTGGAGCACTTTTGAAATGGTAACTCTTAGACTTCTCACAATTAGTCAAATCTGAATATTCTTCTCACAATTAGTCAAATCTGAATATTCTTCTCACAATTTATTCATGAGGCTTCCATTTTCACTTTGTAGGTAGATGCAAAGAGGAGAAATAAACTAGATGTGGCCCGTAGGGACAATCTAGTTTATATCCAATTCAATGGAAGGATGATTGATAAAAGAAAGAAGTTATCCTCTTCTAGTGATGTTCTTCTTGGTGAAGATGCGTCACGAGCACAAGATTGGATATGCGAAGATGCATACATTGATGATGAGTTTGATCCCACTACGGGTGTGCCATACAACATCATTGATGAAGCAATGGAGGAAAGCGAACCTACAGAGCTTCGTAGGAGTGCACGAGTTAGAGAACTCCATGGAGTTGAAGAATAcgttgaggatgatgatgatgaatctgatcaTGGGGTAGATATGGAGGATGATGAGATCGATTATGAGTCCGATGATGATGGGGTGATGGCAaccaaagatgatgatgatgatgatgatgagccccCGCAGCCTTGAGCCATTCGTTGCAAACTTATTTTGCTTGCTATTTGTGTGCCCGAACCTTATGTTCTTAATCCTTATTACCTTGACACCTATTTCTATGTGTGTGGCCGAACCTTGTTAGCATGTTACTTATTTGGCTATTTCTATCTATATAGCTGAACTTATCTGGACCTTGTTACCTATTCGTCTTGTGAACCTTATTATGAATTATATTCGCTATTCCCTATTTGTGTGGCTGCTATTTATCTTTACATGTGGATGCATATTGTGTGGCTGCCATTTATTTTGTATTCCCTATTTGTGTGGCTGCCATTTATATTAACATGTTGGATTGCATACTGTGTGGCTGCATATTTAATTATTTATCTtgatatgttggatgcatattgTTTGTTATTTCCTATATTCGGGTTAATAATTTTACCTCTTGTGATTTTGTTTATGATTTTTATTTTCATGTGCCTATAGTACCATATTTTGCTATATCATATAGCTAGGAGCATTGGAGTGTGGTACAATACATAATTTTTTGGATATATGTTGCTAAATTCCTATTTAATCTACAGATTAATGTTCGACCgattaatccagttaataggcCGATTCACCGATTAATCGTTACTCCTAAGCCGACCGAGCAGTTACCAGTTACCGAGTTCCTCAACATTGAttgaaactattagcaagcatccacaactactaacgttcattacggtaaaacccaaccatagcaataAGATATATTGGTCaaccttcaatcccatatgcatcaatttctatgctaggttgaagcttctgtcactcttgtcctccaatacatagtcctatcaacatacaactaaccctatggtgtgatccatacgtgcactcatatgatgggcaccaaaggacggcaacataaccacaagcaaattaaataaatcatagtaattcaccaatcaccgataggacaacgaaaatctactcagacatcataggatggcaacacatcattggataataatatgaagcataaagcaccatgttcaagtagagggtacagcgggttgcgggagagtggaccgctgtagatagagggggtaaggtgatggagatgttggtgaagatggcggaggtgttggtgtagattgcggtgatgatgatggcccccgacggcgttccagtgccaccggaagagagggggagagggccccctccttcttctttttccttaaccttctccctagatgggagaagggtttcccctttggtccatggcctccatggcatgggaggggcgagagcccctccgagattggatatgtctctctgtctctctctgtttctgcgttctctaggattcttccctttcaccgtttcttatatatccggagatccgtaactccgattggattgaaaccttcgccccgaTTTTTCTCCAataattagctttcttgcggccaaagaagagtagcaaccgccttatggggagcccacaagggtcaggggcgcgcccccttcctcgtggccccctcgggcaccgtctcgcattgattctttttccatatttcacaaatattccaaaaaaattctccgtccgtttttattccgtttgggctccgtttgatatggattttctacgaaacaaaaaacatgcaacaaacaggaactcgcactgggcactggatcaatatgttagtccccaaaaatagtataaaaagttgccaaaagtatatgaaagttgtataatattggcatgtaacaatcaaaaattatagatacgacggagacgtatcagcatccccaagcttaattcctgctcgtcctcgagtaggtaaatgataaaaaagataatttttgatgtggaatgctacctagcataatcttgatcacatatctaatcatggcatgaatattaagacacgagtgattcaaagcaatagtctatcatttgacattaagacaataatacttcaagcatactaaccgagcaattatgtcttatcaaaataacatagccaaagaaagctcatccctacaaaatcatatagtctggctatgctccatcttcaccacacgaagcattcaaatcatgcataacctcgatgacaagccgagcaattggttcatactttttaacgcgcttcagccttttcaaccctcacgcaatacatgagcgcaagccatggacatagcactatgggtggaatagaatatgatgatggaggtttgtgtgaagaagacaaaaaggaagaaagtctcacatcgatgcggttaatcaacgggctatggagatgcccatcaattggtgtcaatgtgaggagtagggattgctatgcaacggatgcactagagctataagtgtatgaaagctcaaactgaaactaagtgggcgtgcatccaatttgctttctcatgaagacctcgggcatttgaggaagcccatcatcggaatatacaagccaagttctataatgaaaattcccactagtatatgaaagtgataactcaagagactctctatatgaagaacatggtgctactctgaagcacaagtgtggtaaaaggatagtaacattgccccttctctgttttctctcattttttatttttttattttttttctttttttctttttggtgggattctttggccactttattttatttgggcttctttggcctcttttatttatttttaaattctagagtctcatcccgacttgtgggggaatcatagtctccatcatcctttcctgacttgggcaatgctctaataatgatgatcatcacacttttatttacttacaactcaatattacaacttgatactagaacaaagatatgactctatatgaatgcttccggcggtgtaccgggatgtgcaatgatctagcatagcaatgacatcaaaaaacggacaagccatgaaaacatcatgctagctatcttacgatcatgcaaagcaatatgacaataaatgctcaagtcatgtatatgatgatggaagtaagttgcatggcaatatatctcggaatggctatgggaatgccatgataggtaggtatggtagctgttttgaggaagatataaggaggcttatgtgtgatagagcgtatcatatcacggggtttggatgcaccggcgaagtttgcaccaactcttgaggtgagaaagggcaatgcacggtaccgaagaggctagcaaggatggaagggtgagagtgcgcataatccatggactcacattagtcataaagaattcatatacttattgcaaaattttattagccctcgaagaaaagtactactacgcatgcccctagggggatagattggtaggaaaagaccatcgctcgtccccgaccgccactgataaggaagacaatcaataaatacctcatgctccaacttcgttacataacggttcaccatacgtgcatgctacgggacttgcaaacctcaacataagtatttctcaatttcacaattactcaactagcacgactctaatatcaccacctttatatcgcaaaactattgcaaggaatcaagcatatcatattcagtgatctacaagttttatgcaggattttatgactaaccatgtgaatgaccaattcctgtcaactcgatctctaaatagatataagtgaagcaagagagtttaattatttctacaaaagatatgcccacgtctaacaaatataagtgaatcaaaagagcattctacaattggcagttttctatgtgaagagaaacaggcaatccaaacttcaaatgatataagcgaagcacatgaagcattctataaagccatactcaaaagatttaagtgaagtgcaatgagcattctataaataaaccaaggactatctcataccagcatggtgcataaaagaaaagtgaaaactaaatgcaaaggacgctccaagattgcacatatcgcatgaacgaaacgaatccaaaaacataccgatacttgatgaagaaagatgggatgccttccggggcatccccaagcttagacgcttgagtatccttgaatatttacttggggtgccttgggcatcctcaagcttgagctcttgcctctccttattctcctcacatcgagacctccttgatcttcgaacacttcatccacacaaaactcaacagaaaactcggtaagatccattagtataataaagcaaatcactactctaagtactgttgcaaaccaattcatattttgtttttgcattttagctaatgtaatataacttctccatggcttaatccactgatataaatcgatagtttcatcaaaacaagcaaactatgcatcaaaaacagaatctgtctaaaacagaatagtctgtaataatctgaacattcaccatacctatggtactccacaaattctacaaaaattaggaaaaatataaaaaaattataagaagatagtgaaaaaagtttcagaaccgtttgacattccagtaaaaaatgtaaaattgcacactacagccaaagtttctgtcctgcaccgtacaaaccaacaagtaatctaaaacatcctaaaggcaaaccttggcacattatttttatttttaaactttataaaagcacacaacataaataaatgactctctaaaacttccgggttgtctccctagcaacgctttctttaaagccattaagctaggcatatagtgctcaagtaatggatccacccggatcccaaggtatatcaaagccaatttgaatcaacaatgatttttaatttagtagtgagaacaaagtaacatatatcatgcaacaacgaagtctaaatctcttcctatgcataggcatgtcataaaagaacaattcatgcacacatagtaaaggccaatgcatagtataaacagtttcttaaaaaatcgtgtgggaaacatagagaggtggagatatagttcctctctcataataattgcaagtaggagcagcaagtacatgcatattatatctatgaaaatcatcatgtgtaatagtaaaacgcaacccatcaatataatccttaacaagagtaaacttctccaatatagtgtagttgggagaatccaaaaagataataggactatcatgcgtgggtgcaatagcaaaaatttcatgtttaacataaggaactatagaaagttcatctccataagcataattcatattggcatcttggccacaagcatagcaagaatcatcaaaaagggatatttcaagagaatcaacgggatcataacaatcatcatagcattcatccttcggtaagcacgaagggaaattaaacaatgtacgagttgaagagttactctcattagaaggtaggaacgggtgatcaatctgctcttcctcctcatctttttcatccaatgagctcacaatgtcattaatttgagcataccaatgcaacatatgaatttgatcccataatattttccctttttgagtcaagagataatccctaaagtattcacattgatccaacgtgtctcccgttacataattgaatggggttttctcagtattatcaaagtagtacataatatttttcacataaccaacatcgagggttttaggaggttccccatctccatgagtagtaggtacacctaatttttttggtatttcgtgttccatatccataactaaagatagagaacaacttagaacagcaaataaaaattacttagtgataaagcaaacaagcacacacgagaatattcaccccacgctatgactccccggtaacgccaccagaaaaaggtcttgataacccacaagtataggggatcaattgtagcctctttcgataagtaagagtgtcgaacccaacgaggagctaaaggtagaacaaatattccctcaagttctatcgatcacaggtacaactctacgcacgcttcatcttcgctttacctagaacaagtataaaactagacgTACTTTGTAGGTGCTGTTGGATAGGTTtgaaagaatataaagagcacgtaaataaaaactaggggctgtttagataaaggcacaataaagttagtatagcgagtgtggaaaactgatggtaggagttgcgaaattgtccctaagcaattgactactttactagaccaatagcaagttttatgtgggagaggccactgctagcatgtcatccctgacttggaattctatgcacttatgattggaactattagcaagcatccgcaactactaacattcattaaggtaaaacccaaccatagcattaagatatatcggTCCCCCTTCAaacccgtatgcatcaatttctatgctaggttgaagcttctgtcactcttgccctccaatacatagtcctatcaacatacaactaaccctatggtgtgatccatgcgcgcgctcatatgatgggcaccaaaggacaacaacataaccacaagcaaattaaatcaatcgtagtaattcaccaatcaccgataggacaatgaaaatctacccaaacatcataggatggcaacacatcattggataataatatgaagcataaagcaccttgtttaagtagagggtacatcgggttgcgggagagtggaccgctgtatatagaggggggaaggtgatggagacgttggtgaagatgacggaggtgttggtgtagattgcggtgatgatgatggcccccggcggcgttccagcaccaccggaagagagggggagagggccccctccttcttattcttccttgaccttctccctagatgggagaagggtttcccctctggtccatatcctccatggcatgggaggggcgagagcccctctaagattggatctgtctctctgtctctctctgtttctgcgttctttgggattctgccctttcaccgtttcttatatatccggagatccgtaactccgattggattgaaaccttcgcaccgatttttctccgaaaattagctttcttgcggccaaagaagagcagcaaccgccttacgggggccccacgagggtctggggcgcacccaggggggcagacgcgccccctgcatcgtggccccctcaggcaccatctcgcgttgattcttttcccatatttcacaaatattccaaaaatattctccgtccgtttttattccgtttggactccgtttgatatggattttctgcgaaacaaaaaacatgcaacaaacaggaactggcactgggcattggatcaatatgttagtccccaaaaatagtataaaaagttgtcaaaagtatatgaaagttgtataatattgtcatggaacgatcaaaaattatagatacgacagagacgtatcatatgactcccctttcctactcctagtaggagggggaaaggaaggaggagaaggagaaggaaagggggcgccgcccccccccttccctagtccaattcggaccagagggggaggggcgcgtggcctgccctggccggcccactctctctccactaaggcccatgtggcccattacttctcccggggggttccggtaaccctcaggCACTCCAGTTTTCtgcgaaatcacccggaacacttccggtatccgaatatagtcatccaatatagcaatctttatgtctctaccattttgagactcatcgttatgtccgtgatcacatatgggactccgaactaccttcggtacatcaaatcacataaactcataatatcgatcgtcactgaacgttaagcgtgtggaccctacgggttcgagaactatgtagatatgaccgagacacgtcttcggtcaataaccaatagcggaacctggatgctcatattggctcctacatattctacgaagatctttatcggtcaaaccgcataacaacatacgttgttccctttgtcattggtatgttacttgcccgagattcgatcgtcggtatctcaatacctagctcaatctcgttaccggcaagtctctttactcgttctgtaatgcatcatcccgcaactaactcattagttgcattgcttgcaaggcttatagtgatgtgcattactgagagggcccagagatacctctccgacaatcggagtgacaaatcctaatctcgatctatgccaactcaacaagtaccatcggagacacctgtagagcacctttataatcacccagttatgttgtgacatttgatagcacaaaaagtgttcctccggtaaacgggagttgcataatctcatagtcataggaacacccatggagccttggtgttgatcatgttttgctcatgagagaggcttagtcaacgggtctgcaacattcagatccgtatgtatcttgcaaatctctatgtctcccacctggacttgatcgcagatggaattgaagcgtctattgatgtgtttggttctcttgtgaaatctggattcctttgccaacgcAATTGCACCAgttttgtcacaaaagattttcattggacctgatgcactaggtatgacacctagatcggatatgaactccttcatccagactccttcatttgctgcttccgaagcatctttgtactccgcttcacacgtagatcccgccatgacgctttgtttagaactactccaactgacagctccaccgctcaatataaatacgtatccggtttgtgatttagaatcgtccggatcagtgtcaaagcttgcatcgacgtacccatttacgatgagctctgtgtcacctccataaatgagaaacatatccttagtccttttcaggtatttcaggatgttcttcaccactgtccagtgatccactcctggactacttcggtacctccctgctaaactaatagcaaggcacacatcaggtctggcacaTGGCATTGCAttcatgatagagcctatggctgaagcatagggaacactttttattttctctctatcttctgcagtggtcgggcattgagtcttactcaacttcacaccttgtaaaacaggcaagaaccctttcttagcttgatccattttgaacatcttcaaaactttatcaaggtatgtgctatgtgaaagtccaattaagcgtcttgatctatctccatagatcttgatgcccaatatataagcagcttctctgaggtctttcattgaaaaactcgtattcaagtatccttttatgctatccagaaattctata from Triticum aestivum cultivar Chinese Spring chromosome 4A, IWGSC CS RefSeq v2.1, whole genome shotgun sequence harbors:
- the LOC123082260 gene encoding uncharacterized protein, giving the protein MNTKMSGRLDSPLHMAAYILNPKYSYADPSIFTDVEVVAALMEVMETFYHDDDMKQNKVFNIGFTKFKKKEGMFGKVAALKAMENNNFDAGDWWSTYGLQTPTLQHMAIRILNLTTSSSGCERNWSTFEMVDAKRRNKLDVARRDNLVYIQFNGRMIDKRKKLSSSSDVLLGEDASRAQDWICEDAYIDDEFDPTTGVPYNIIDEAMEESEPTELRRSARVRELHGVEEYVEDDDDESDHGVDMEDDEIDYESDDDGVMATKDDDDDDDEPPQP